In Apium graveolens cultivar Ventura chromosome 10, ASM990537v1, whole genome shotgun sequence, the following are encoded in one genomic region:
- the LOC141693178 gene encoding peroxidase 5-like: protein MSSGMLYNFLLVTLVLLSCSFIELKAQLQVGFYTQSCWLAEFIVKNEVRNAFMRDKGLAAGLVRMHFHDCFVRGCDASVLIDSTSANSAEKDSPANNPGLRGFEVIDRAKTMVEAACRGVVSCADILAFAARDSIEMTGGLGYDVPAGRKDGRISKASEATASLPPPTNNVSQLTQTFINKGLTQEEMVTLSGAHTIGRSHCTSFSNRLYSFNTTTMQDPSLDMTYAGQLKQQCPQGSTDVNLVVQMNPSSPNTTDVNYYTDVLANRGLFTSDQTLLTNAATANQVSQNAGNPMLWRSKFAAAMVKMGQIGVLTGAAGEIRANCRVIN, encoded by the exons ATGAGCTCAGGAATGCTTTATAACTTTTTACTTGTTACTTTGGTTTTGCTTTCATGTAGTTTTATTGAGTTAAAAGCTCAACTTCAAGTAGGGTTCTATACGCAGTCATGCTGGCTGGCAGAATTCATTGTCAAAAATGAAGTTCGAAATGCGTTTATGAGGGATAAAGGACTTGCTGCTGGTTTAGTCAGAATGCATTTTCATGATTGTTTTGTTAGG GGATGTGATGCCTCTGTCCTCATAGACTCCACCTCTGCAAACTCAGCAGAGAAGGATTCTCCAGCCAATAATCCTGGTCTTCGAGGATTCGAAGTCATTGACAGAGCAAAGACCATGGTTGAAGCTGCATGTAGAGGGGTGGTCTCATGTGCAGATATACTTGCATTTGCAGCTAGGGATAGCATCGAGATG ACCGGAGGACTTGGCTATGATGTCCCAGCAGGAAGAAAGGATGGTAGAATTTCAAAAGCTTCAGAGGCAACAGCTAGCCTACCTCCCCCTACGAATAACGTCAGCCAACTCACCCAAACCTTTATAAACAAAGGACTTACACAAGAAGAAATGGTTACACTATCTG GTGCACACACGATTGGACGGTCTCATTGCACTTCTTTTAGTAACAGACTGTACAGTTTCAACACGACGACAATGCAGGACCCGAGCTTAGATATGACTTATGCAGGGCAGCTAAAGCAGCAATGTCCACAGGGAAGTACAGATGTAAATTTGGTTGTACAAATGAACCCATCCAGCCCTAACACAACTGACGTGAATTACTACACAGATGTTCTTGCTAACCGTGGATTGTTTACCTCAGACCAAACTCTGTTGACAAATGCAGCAACAGCAAACCAGGTTTCCCAAAATGCAGGGAACCCCATGCTTTGGAGGAGCAAGTTTGCTGCTGCTATGGTAAAAATGGGTCAAATTGGTGTACTCACAGGTGCTGCTGGCGAGATTAGAGCAAATTGTAGGGTCATTAACTAA
- the LOC141691934 gene encoding peroxidase 5-like — MNLSVLETQQLQVGFYSSTCINAESFVRQEVERAFFFNRGIAAGLIRLHFHDCFVRGCDGSILIDSTPTNVAEKDSPANGISLRGLEVIDRAKARLEATCEGIVSCADILAFAARDATELTRGMGWPVPAGRRDGRVSLAAETVDIPPPTSNVDQATQLFVAKGLSQKDMVILLGSHTVGRSHCTSFSNRLYNFSQTTSQDPRLDPWFARFLKALCPRDRQENINPNLVVQMNRSPNLLENSYYEDVLAHRVVFTSDETLNSNSETVSLVNEYASNNTDWLVDFAEAMVKMSMIGVLTGTAGEIRSNCRVINP, encoded by the exons ATGAATTTATCT GTATTGGAAACACAGCAGCTTCAAGTGGGATTCTACAGCAGTACATGCATTAATGCTGAATCTTTTGTTAGACAAGAGGTTGAAAGGGCCTTTTTCTTCAACAGGGGTATTGCTGCTGGTCTCATCAGACTGCATTTCCATGATTGTTTTGTCAGG GGTTGTGATGGATCAATCCTTATAGATTCTACGCCAACTAATGTTGCAGAGAAGGATAGTCCTGCCAATGGCATCTCTCTTCGAGGCCTCGAAGTCATTGACAGGGCCAAGGCCAGACTTGAAGCTACATGTGAAGGCATAGTCTCTTGTGCTGATATCCTAGCATTTGCTGCAAGAGATGCTACTGAACTC ACTAGAGGAATGGGATGGCCTGTGCCAGCAGGGAGACGGGATGGCAGAGTTTCTCTTGCTGCAGAGACAGTCGACATACCTCCACCTACGTCTAACGTAGATCAAGCTACTCAATTATTTGTTGCAAAGGGACTATCACAAAAAGACATGGTCATACTACTAG GATCACATACAGTTGGTCGCTCACATTGCACATCATTCAGTAACAGGTTATACAATTTTAGCCAAACAACAAGTCAGGATCCCAGATTAGATCCATGGTTTGCACGATTTTTGAAGGCCCTATGTCCTCGAGATAGACAGGAGAACATTAATCCAAATTTGGTAGTTCAGATGAACAGAAGCCCAAATCTTCTAGAGAACAGCTACTATGAAGATGTACTAGCTCATCGCGTGGTGTTTACCTCAGATGAGACTCTGAATAGCAACTCAGAAACAGTGTCACTAGTGAATGAGTATGCATCAAACAATACGGATTGGCTAGTCGATTTTGCAGAAGCAATGGTGAAAATGAGTATGATAGGTGTTCTTACAGGCACTGCAGGAGAAATACGATCCAACTGTAGGGTCATCAATCCATAG